Proteins co-encoded in one Megalops cyprinoides isolate fMegCyp1 chromosome 1, fMegCyp1.pri, whole genome shotgun sequence genomic window:
- the LOC118785471 gene encoding histone H1.0-B produces the protein MAETAAAPAQKAKKAKAPKKAASHPKYSEMIKSAVHADKNRGGASRQSIQKYIKSHYKVGDNADSQIKLSLKRLVATGVLRHTKGIGASGSFKLAKADDSKKPPKPKAAEKAKKKPSKAVKPKKVAKPKKVAKSPVKAKKPKVAEKKVKKTAEKKKAAPKPKKPAKKPKVSKPAKASKPKKVKTAKPKAKPAAKRAAKKK, from the coding sequence ATGGCAGAGACGGCAGCAGCACCAGCCCAGAAGGCAAAAAAGGCGAAAGCCCCCAAGAAAGCCGCGTCGCATCCTAAATATTCGGAAATGATCAAATCAGCTGTCCACGCGGACAAAAATCGCGGGGGTGCGTCTAGACAATCCATCCAGAAATATATTAAAAGCCATTACAAGGTAGGGGACAACGCCGATTCTCAGATTAAACTGTCTCTCAAGAGGCTTGTCGCCACTGGGGTCCTGCGCCATACCAAGGGCATTGGGGCTTCGGGGTCCTTCAAACTGGCCAAAGCCGATGACTCGAAGAAACCACCTAAGCCTAAAGCTGCAGAGAAAGCCAAGAAGAAGCCTAGCAAAGCTGTCAAGCCCAAGAAGGTGGCAAAACCAAAGAAGGTTGCCAAATCCCCCGTTAAAGCTAAGAAGCCTAAAGTGGCGGAGAAGAAAGTGAAGAAGACggcagaaaagaagaaagctgCACCCAAGCCCAAGAAACCAGCGAAGAAACCCAAGGTCTCAAAACCAGCGAAGGCGAGTAAACccaaaaaagtgaaaactgcGAAACCCAAAGCCAAGCCAGCGGCAAAGAGAGCAGCAAAGAAGAAGTGA